A single Tumebacillus sp. BK434 DNA region contains:
- a CDS encoding threonine synthase produces MTTNSLMTHLECSKCGTVHDADKLQQLCRECAAPLLVRYDLQAAAKMLKKEDLLTRPASLWRYKELLPVRDERNIVSFGEGMTPIYTAPRAGTKAGVPNLYIKDEGILPTATFKARGAAVGVSKAKEVGVKTLAMPTNGNAGGAWALYAARAGIQSYIVMPENAPKITRNETAVSGADLYLVNGVISDAGKIVGKAVGENGWFDASTLKEPYRIEGKKTMGYEIAEQFNWEVPDVILYPTGGGVGLIAIYKALQELQAMGWIGEKMPRLVSVQASGCAPIVKAWQEGKRESEFWPDSDTIAFGVNVPKALGDFLVLEAVYNTDGCAIAIDDEDTLRAQQTLASLDGAFICPEGASLYAAVEQLKAQDWLNENDKVLLLNTGAGLKYPNTVQINPPLLQPGDDLPNG; encoded by the coding sequence ATGACCACGAACAGCTTGATGACCCATCTGGAATGTTCCAAATGCGGCACCGTCCATGATGCGGACAAGCTCCAGCAGCTCTGCCGGGAGTGTGCCGCACCACTGCTCGTCCGCTACGACCTGCAAGCGGCAGCCAAAATGCTGAAAAAAGAAGACCTGCTTACCCGTCCGGCCAGCTTGTGGCGCTACAAAGAGCTGCTCCCGGTGCGCGACGAGCGAAACATCGTCTCCTTCGGTGAAGGGATGACGCCGATCTACACCGCTCCCCGCGCCGGGACGAAAGCGGGCGTGCCGAACTTGTACATCAAAGATGAAGGCATTCTGCCGACCGCCACGTTCAAAGCCCGCGGCGCGGCGGTCGGCGTCTCAAAAGCCAAAGAAGTTGGCGTGAAGACGTTGGCCATGCCGACCAACGGGAACGCCGGTGGCGCATGGGCGCTGTACGCGGCCCGCGCCGGCATCCAGTCTTACATCGTGATGCCGGAAAATGCGCCCAAGATCACCCGCAACGAGACGGCCGTCTCCGGGGCAGACCTCTACCTCGTCAACGGCGTGATCTCCGATGCCGGCAAAATCGTCGGCAAAGCGGTCGGCGAAAACGGCTGGTTTGACGCGTCGACGCTGAAAGAGCCGTACCGCATTGAAGGCAAAAAGACGATGGGCTACGAGATCGCCGAGCAGTTCAACTGGGAGGTGCCGGACGTGATCCTCTACCCGACAGGCGGCGGCGTCGGCCTGATCGCCATCTACAAAGCGCTGCAGGAACTTCAGGCGATGGGCTGGATCGGCGAGAAAATGCCGCGCCTCGTCTCCGTGCAGGCGAGCGGCTGCGCACCGATCGTCAAAGCCTGGCAGGAAGGCAAACGCGAGTCGGAGTTCTGGCCGGACTCCGATACGATCGCCTTTGGCGTCAACGTGCCGAAAGCGCTCGGCGACTTCCTCGTCCTCGAAGCGGTCTACAACACGGATGGCTGTGCGATCGCCATCGACGACGAAGATACATTGCGTGCGCAACAGACGCTGGCCAGCCTCGACGGCGCGTTCATCTGTCCGGAAGGCGCCTCGTTGTATGCGGCCGTCGAGCAGCTGAAAGCGCAAGACTGGCTGAACGAGAACGACAAAGTGCTCCTGCTGAACACCGGTGCGGGCTTGAAATACCCGAACACCGTGCAGATCAACCCGCCGCTGCTCCAGCCGGGTGACGACCTGCCGAACGGGTAA
- a CDS encoding serine hydrolase, with protein sequence MLAALTPALQRMIEAARGTYGISIYHLESQSEFTYQPDEWFYAASIIKVPIMAAVFDQAFKGNLRFEEKIALRAEDMVTGSGLLQNLSPGLELSIYDYTMLMIIDSDNTATNILIDRIGTQAIQDAMAEWGLTGSGFYNKISVIPAKIENYNKITPRDMTHLLKLIADGKVVSWRACAEMVKIMKQQKYNEGLPSLLPTQDGPVGVLPLWECAHKTGWVNGTDHDMGLLYFPRNTFAVSVFSKNIIERKDAHGLMGQIGRLLYDTCEQPIR encoded by the coding sequence ATGCTGGCAGCACTGACCCCCGCCTTGCAGCGAATGATCGAAGCAGCGCGCGGAACGTATGGGATCTCCATCTACCATCTGGAATCGCAAAGCGAGTTTACCTATCAGCCTGACGAATGGTTTTACGCCGCAAGCATCATCAAAGTCCCGATCATGGCAGCGGTGTTCGATCAGGCGTTCAAAGGCAACCTGCGCTTTGAGGAAAAGATCGCCTTGCGCGCCGAAGACATGGTCACCGGCTCCGGGCTGCTGCAAAATCTCAGCCCGGGCCTCGAGCTGTCGATCTACGACTACACGATGCTGATGATCATCGACAGCGACAACACGGCGACCAACATCCTGATCGACCGCATCGGCACGCAGGCGATTCAAGACGCGATGGCCGAATGGGGACTGACCGGGAGCGGTTTTTACAACAAGATCTCCGTCATCCCGGCCAAGATTGAAAACTACAACAAGATCACGCCGCGCGACATGACCCATCTGCTGAAGCTGATCGCCGACGGCAAAGTTGTCTCCTGGCGTGCCTGTGCCGAGATGGTCAAGATCATGAAACAGCAAAAATACAACGAAGGCCTGCCGAGCCTGCTCCCGACCCAGGACGGCCCGGTCGGCGTTCTGCCACTCTGGGAGTGCGCGCACAAGACCGGCTGGGTGAACGGCACCGACCACGACATGGGGCTGCTCTATTTCCCGCGCAATACGTTTGCCGTCTCCGTGTTTAGCAAAAACATCATCGAGCGCAAAGACGCGCATGGACTGATGGGGCAGATCGGTCGACTGCTCTATGACACATGCGAACAGCCTATCCGGTAA